One segment of Leptodactylus fuscus isolate aLepFus1 chromosome 7, aLepFus1.hap2, whole genome shotgun sequence DNA contains the following:
- the LOC142212964 gene encoding olfactory receptor 12D1-like: protein MDEDNYTSVTYFVFDGLGIQDNLQVILFVIFLLLYIIDLLANMSIMLIPIFNTTLHTPMYYFLWNLAFLDICYSSVVVPKMLTDLISQEKVISFYGCMLQVHCFHFFGSTEAVLFSVMSYDRFVAIAHPLRYSTIMNYKVCYGLTLCCLVIGFCHASVHSIMTSRLPFCGPNVVKHFYCDVKPVLDLACTDVTLNFNLLIGITGTITIITLTLNIISYIFIGKFLLKIKTSEGRKRALSTCSGHFTVITLQYGTCLFTYLRPNTKGSLDQERAAAIMFTVITPTLNPIIYTLRNKDMKKAFKKLLKISH from the coding sequence ATGGATGAAGACAACTATACCTCGGTAACTTATTTTGTCTTTGATGGATTGGGAATTCAAGATAATCTTCAGGTAATTCTTTTTGTAATCTTTTTGTTGTTATACATAATAGACTTGTTGGCCAATATGTCTATTATGCTTATCCCTATTTTTAACACCACTCTCCATACACCCATGTACTACTTCTTGTGGAACTTGGCTTTTCTGGACATCTGTTACTCATCGGTGGTTGTCCCCAAGATGCTCACAGATCTTATATCTCAGGAGAAGGTGATCTCATTCTATGGCTGTATGCTACAAGTACATTGTTTCCATTTCTTCGGTAGCACAGAGGCTGTACTGTTTTCAGTCATGTCTTATGACAGATTTGTGGCCATTGCACATCCATTGAGATACTCAACCATCATGAATTACAAGGTCTGTTATGGTTTAACTTTGTGTTGTTTGGTTATTGGATTTTGCcatgcctcagtacacagtataatgacttcaAGGCTTCCATTTTGTGGACCAAATGTGGTGAAACATTTCTACTGTGATGTTAAACCAGTGCTAGATTTGGCCTGTACAGATGTAACTCTTAATTTTAACCTTCTTATTGGAATCACCGGAACAATAACTATAATAACTTTAACCTTAAATATAATTTCCTACATTTTTATTGGAAAATTTCTTCTAAAAATAAAGACCTCAGAAGGACGAAAACGCGCATTGTCCACCTGcagcggccattttactgtgattACTCTGCAATATGGGACATGTCTATTCACCTACCTGCGCCCTAATACAAAGGGTTCTTTAGATCAGGAGAGAGCAGCTGCCATTATGTTCACTGTCATAACCCCAACATTAAACCCAATTATATATACATTAAGGAACAAAGACATGAAGAAAGCTTTCAAAAAGTTGCTTAAAATTTCTCATTAA